The Erythrobacter sp. Alg231-14 genome has a segment encoding these proteins:
- a CDS encoding circularly permuted type 2 ATP-grasp protein, which yields MADQSDNFDEMFDATGATRPAYTDYCGWYDEQEPGWLNRKNSEADESFRRTGITFNVYGEDEAEERLIPFDMVPRIITAGEWRRLTRGIEQRVRALNSFLYDLYHRQEIIRAGRLPQRLLRNNDAWLPHMVGMTPPGGIYTHIVGIDLVRTGPDEWFVLEDNARTPSGVSYMLENRETMMAMFPDLFSRVGVESVSNYPRRLARSLAACAPPKCEGKPNVAVLTPGIYNSAYFEHAFLADQMGAELVEGSDLRVVNGRVQMRTTRGFEPVDVLYRRVDDDYLDPLTFQPDSVLGVPGIMDVYRSGGITIANAPGTGVSDDKAIYSFMPEIVEFYTGEKPLLPNVETWRCADADSLAYVLDNLEELVVKEVHGSGGYGMLIGPTATKKEIKAFRAKLEANPDNYIAQPTLSLSTCPIYTKKGLAPRHVDLRPYVLVSPDGIDITPGGLSRVALKKGSLVVNSSQGGGTKDTWVLKD from the coding sequence GATGTTTGATGCAACCGGCGCGACCCGTCCCGCCTACACCGACTATTGCGGATGGTATGATGAACAAGAGCCCGGCTGGCTAAACCGCAAAAATTCCGAAGCCGATGAGAGCTTTCGCCGCACCGGCATCACATTCAACGTTTATGGCGAGGACGAGGCCGAAGAACGCCTGATCCCGTTTGATATGGTCCCGCGCATTATCACCGCGGGCGAATGGCGGCGATTGACCCGGGGGATCGAACAGCGTGTGCGCGCGCTCAATTCATTCCTTTACGATCTGTATCATCGCCAAGAGATCATCCGTGCGGGCCGTTTGCCGCAACGATTGTTGCGCAACAACGATGCATGGTTGCCGCACATGGTTGGGATGACGCCGCCGGGCGGCATTTACACCCATATTGTCGGCATTGATCTTGTGCGGACAGGCCCGGATGAATGGTTCGTATTGGAAGACAATGCACGCACCCCATCGGGCGTTTCGTACATGTTGGAAAATCGCGAAACGATGATGGCGATGTTCCCTGATCTGTTCAGCCGGGTCGGCGTTGAAAGCGTTTCCAATTATCCGCGCCGTCTCGCCCGAAGTTTGGCCGCGTGCGCCCCCCCCAAATGCGAAGGCAAACCGAATGTCGCGGTTCTGACGCCCGGCATCTACAATTCGGCGTATTTTGAGCACGCATTCTTGGCCGATCAAATGGGTGCCGAATTGGTCGAAGGCAGCGATTTGCGGGTGGTGAATGGCCGTGTTCAAATGCGCACAACGCGTGGGTTTGAACCTGTTGATGTGCTGTATCGCCGCGTCGACGATGACTATCTCGACCCGCTGACCTTTCAACCTGATAGCGTTTTGGGCGTGCCGGGCATCATGGATGTGTACCGTTCGGGCGGCATCACAATCGCAAATGCGCCGGGCACGGGTGTGTCCGATGACAAAGCGATATATTCCTTCATGCCGGAAATCGTTGAATTCTACACCGGCGAAAAACCACTCTTGCCTAATGTTGAGACGTGGCGATGCGCGGATGCCGATAGCTTGGCCTATGTCCTCGACAACCTAGAGGAATTGGTTGTGAAGGAAGTCCATGGCTCCGGCGGGTACGGGATGCTTATCGGTCCGACTGCGACCAAGAAAGAGATCAAGGCGTTCCGGGCCAAGTTGGAGGCAAACCCCGACAATTACATAGCGCAACCCACGCTCTCTTTGTCGACCTGTCCGATCTACACCAAAAAGGGTCTGGCCCCGCGCCACGTCGATTTGCGTCCCTATGTGTTGGTTTCTCCCGATGGAATTGACATCACGCCGGGCGGGCTTTCGCGGGTCGCGTTGAAAAAAGGGTCGTTGGTTGTGAACTCATCGCAAGGCGGGGGCACCAAGGACACTTGGGTGCTCAAGGATTAG